The following proteins are co-located in the Apium graveolens cultivar Ventura chromosome 5, ASM990537v1, whole genome shotgun sequence genome:
- the LOC141661488 gene encoding putative pectinesterase 53: protein MSNFQHVFLIVVIVLHIVSYTECHTKGLRPNRRSGGGNRLTPNITQTHYSEQQFIKWVNFVGSLKHSVFNTAQNKLFPSFTLTVDTNPATGDFTSIQQAIDSLPFINLVRVLIKVHAGVYREKVTIPPLKSFITIEGAGADKTIVEWGDTALTLGPKGKPLGTYGSATFAVNSLYFIAKNITFKNTTPVPPPGAIGRQAVAFRISADTAAFVGCRFLGAQDTLYDHLGRHYYKDCYVEGSVDFIFGNGLSLFEGCHVHAIAPFTGALTAQGRNSLLEDTGFSFLKCKVTGAGALYLGRAWGPFSRVIFAFTYMDNIIVPKGWYNWGDPSREMTVFYGQYKCSGAGANFAGRVSWSRELTDQEAKPFISLSFIDGSEWIKL from the exons ATGTCTAATTTTCAACATGTTTTTTTGATCGTCGTTATTGTTCTTCATATTGTAAGTTATACGGAATGTCACACTAAGGGACTGAGACCCAATAGAAGGTCAGGTGGTGGGAATCGATTAACACCCAATATCACACAAACACATTACTCGGAACAACAATTTATCAAGTGGGTCAATTTTGTTGGCAGCCTTAAACACTCTGTTTTTAATACAGCCCAGAACAAGCTCTTCCCTTCTTTCACTCTTACTGTCGATACAAACCCTGCCACCGGGGATTTTACGTCCATTCAACAAGCTATTGATTCTCTTCCTTTTATTAACCTTGTGAGGGTCTTGATCAAAGTCCATGCAGGAGTTTACAG GGAGAAGGTTACTATTCCTCCACTAAAATCATTCATAACAATTGAAGGAGCAGGGGCAGATAAAACAATTGTGGAATGGGGAGATACAGCTCTAACACTTGGGCCAAAAGGGAAGCCTCTTGGCACATATGGCTCTGCTACATTTGCTGTCAATTCCCTATATTTCATTGCTAAGAACATTACGTTCAAG AACACTACACCAGTGCCACCCCCGGGGGCTATTGGAAGACAAGCAGTGGCATTTAGAATATCAGCAGATACAGCGGCATTTGTTGGTTGTAGATTCTTGGGGGCGCAGGACACGCTCTATGATCATTTGGGTAGACACTATTATAAAGACTGCTATGTCGAAGGCTCTGTGGATTTCATCTTCGGCAATGGCCTCTCTCTTTTCGAG GGATGTCACGTGCATGCAATAGCACCATTTACAGGGGCACTAACAGCGCAAGGAAGAAACAGCCTATTAGAAGACACAGGCTTCTCATTTTTGAAGTGTAAGGTGACAGGGGCAGGAGCTCTGTACCTTGGAAGAGCTTGGGGTCCCTTCTCTAGAGTCATTTTTGCCTTCACTTACATGGACAACATTATTGTCCCTAAAGGATGGTATAACTGGGGTGATCCCAGTAGAGAAAT GACTGTGTTTTATGGGCAGTACAAGTGCAGCGGAGCAGGTGCTAATTTTGCAGGAAGAGTATCATGGTCCAGAGAACTTACCGATCAAGAAGCTAAGCCTTTTATATCACTCAGTTTTATTGATGGCTCAGAGTGGATCAAATTGTAA